From the Centropristis striata isolate RG_2023a ecotype Rhode Island chromosome 5, C.striata_1.0, whole genome shotgun sequence genome, the window ttttaatgcctggtacaactgatggtacatttgtttcgacaaatataatgataacaaaaatagctcataagagtttaattttttggttattatcaataaaaccatggaaaatggctagatatcagctcttaaattaaactcttatgagcttttttgttgttataattatatttgtccaaacaaatggacctttatttgtaccaggcattaaaacgcacaagaaattgaagaaaacaatggtctaatatttttttccatgacagtatCAGAATGAGACCCCAACACATTGTTAACACATGCACAAGCGCTGTCGTATCCCACATCACAACAACTTTTTTAAACATCACGATTAATGTTAATGCTAAATGGTTAGGTTTAGCTACcacaaatgttaatattttactgtGCTGTGTTTGCAATAATTTATGGTGCATGATGTTTTACAGCAGGAGCCGATAAGAGTAACTTGTAATCCTCACAAAAGATGTACAGGCATAAAAATAAGCGCTCAGTGGGATACTTGAAGTGTGCACTATGCAGCTGCATTATCTAGAAAAATAGAAGTATCGGATAGTAACTTAGAATTAAATGACGTGGATTGGGATCGGGGGTGAATAAACCTGAATCTTGAAGTGCTTGTAGGCAAATTTTGTTACTGTCTGATAGAGCGAGGCTAGCTGTTCCCCCACTCTTTATGCAAAGATAACAGGCTGCTGGCTACACCTTCATACTGAATAGACAGATACGAGAGGGGTATCTGTCTTCTCATCTCACTCATCTAAGCATATTTCCCCAGATATCAAGCTATTCCTTTAGCTGTCCATAAAGGTTGACGTGCAACATTTCAGCTCCAAAATAGGAGTCAAATTGGTCTGTCACTGGATTTAAATCATCCAACTGATTGAAAATCTTCTCATGACACAGTGGATAAAataatcatgttaaatgttaagtATTTTGGAAGTACAAAGCCGCAATCAACACGTCTCCTTGACATTAAAGACCGGAGACAGTAATTCCCTCACCAGCACAAACAGAGCCTTTTGTGTCACATTTTCAAATGAGGAATTACAACATGAAATATCAAAAACAATGAGCGCTACTAGTGTCCTCAAGGGTGAGGGTTAGGCATCTGGCCTAAAAAAACAATGTGCAAATCAAGCCCTTTGTTGATTGGCACTCAGACAAACTGGGCACTGCCCTGGCAAATTAGAGTATGGAGATGGAGTGTGTATCCCACTGGGCGCAGGAAGCCACAGGTGTACTTTTAATTAGGAGTGCGACATTTCCAGTCATTAAATAGGCAGCAAGCACACTGGCTCTCAAGGTAAATAACCACATTAGTCGGACATGCATTCTAAACAGACATAGACTATGATCATACAAAACCACAACGGGTCTGGCCCAGTGGTGGAAAGAGTCACTAAAGCACTGAACCTAAGTACACTGTTGTACTTTGGACTTGAGtgttatgctactttatactgcTTCTTCATTTGAGGTGCAAATTATTGAGTTTTTAATCCACTACAAATACATGACAATTGTGTTTTGTAGCTACTTTTCagattttccatttaaaaacagcattttgatGAACTTATACTACATTGGCTTTTTCAGAAAAGTTCAGGTCCCTTGTCACATTtcagtactaataccacaatgtgaaattactctactacaagtaaaagtcttctaaaagtacaaaagaaccAGCAgctattaaaagtaaaagtacttgttatgcagaactcagattgtattatatattacaaatatattattgggttatttgttttgatgcattcatgtaaactgtgtttttattttggaaagatagggctcatttcaCTGCATTTCTtgtaaatcttgacctgaaaagtaacttaagctggtagctaaatgcagtggattaaaaagtacaatatttgcctcagaaTGTAGTGAAGTTGAAGtattaagttaaataaaatggaaatacttaagtacaattttgaggtttgggtattttacttaagtacagtacttgagtaaatgtattagttacattccaccactgcatgtagCCCACACTGTCACTGCATATTTTGGGAAAATGACAACAGAAAACGCAGCAGACTAACCACTTCAATcgatatttagtttgtttttctttttttttaaagtatgttaaaactttttttatgcacattggaaagatcaacatataaaatacaatggtatTACAtgacaattgtttttttctttttttgaaaaaatactttttcttaattttttatttttaaactttgaaatgggtcaatttgacccgcaacataacggGAGGGTTAAGCcaggctcagattgttataaTAAGTTTCCGTCAACATTCGTTACAGAGTAAAATCCTAATTGTTCAATCAGAAACAGCCGCTAGATATAGCTGTTATAGCTGTATTGCTTCAAATACCCCAGACTCCACTGACGGAAACAGTACTTTTACGTGTCATAAAACACACTAATTTCAAAGtcgacattaaaaaaataataatctcatCAAACCATCCTGATTAATCATTTCACTGTTCCAAAAATCCCAGATTCCAGACTTTATCAAAACTCAAACCGATTTGAATGTTGTGGTAACATGCAGAGAGGAGCCAGCAcggccatttttgttgttaaatgaaactacaacacacacatccacacacaaacTTTGTAGTTCTGTCTTTCTTCTGCTCAGTCCGTATTTTTCTCAAGAATGcaatcaaaacaaaatcaatGAACAACAATTTTGTTGTCAAAAATCCTTTTGATTTCTTGTAGAGCACttactataaataaatacatggatCATTAAAGCATTGTCCCATGAATTCCCAACACAGCTGATGTTCTTGCTTTTCCAATAGCATCAAGTTGATTACCAGAGGAAACCACTCAAAACCGCAGTACAGCAGTAATGCAACCACCTGCTCAAGCTGTCTAACTCCATCTGCCTCAGTATGTAACAGCAAACAGCATAATGTTGTTAAAGCCGCTGTGGACACAGTAAGAGTTCCAGCTTTATGTCTGATGCTAATTAACAGTTCTGAGTTTGGTCATTAATTATTGATCGCCTACTTATATCATCAGATCGAGGTGTACTCTGACTGTCTGCTGAGCTGTCTGTGGGGGGAAGAAAATGCAAGGAATTCGCATGCACACTGGCTCCCAGTGTAATGGGATCAGATGAATAAATAGTGTGGGAAAGAATGTGATATGAGCTGAATAAACAGCACAAATTTAGACAGGTTTGTGGTGATAAACATGCAAACAAGCACAGTGAaggcatgtgtgagtgtgtctgtgtgctggggggggggggggggggggggggggctgccaacagggagacagaggaagagagaaagaagtcctattaacagatttttatttttttacacatgacTTCAATGAGATCCTGTGTGAGTTCTTGTGTTTTCATTGTGAAAACAGGCAGCTATCACCTTTGGCCtgattctgtttttaattactatttttaattttttttttattgattttctttttaattgtttatagCAGATAAGTAATAGATTAATAGCTTCAATACAAGTGTAGTGATGTGATGTaacattcactcaagtacttATGTCCAAAATGTAGGAtctgtacagtacttgagtacttcTAATCCACTACAATTCAGagagaaatattgtacttttacctcccccgattttatttttctgtgtttttatttatttgtagttACTGGTGAATTAGATTTGACATCAAAATATAGACTAAACTACCTAGTGGTGTTCAACATAATTAAAGCTCCAGCCGTAAAGTGCTGCTTACACATGATCGATCAGTAAAATGTATACAATAAttgaatatataataatataacacattttattgattataaaaacatacttttggTAGTTAATGTCCATGTGCAGGACTTAACCTTTTATATTCAGCctatattagtatttttttttttttacttcacagTATTGCCACTTTTATCCAAATGttactatatttttatattcttactGAATATCTAATACTACTGCCCCCAAATGTCGCTTTCTTTGTCGGTGTTAATAGAACCAAAGtaggcgagagagagagatagtttCCCTTGTTCTTCAAATGTCTAAATTTTTATAAAGCTTGCAGCAGAAAGAGGCATGGCCTCAGGTTGCCTGCAGGCTGTCATCACTCAGCTCCTTCTCCTGACACAACCAAAGTTTCCAGGTCAGGGAGGAGCACAGACTCCCAGTGCTTGAGTATTCTGTATTAACACAGGAAATCGCTGTCGTTGTCGCTCAGATCCCCTATCCATATTTTATGAATATGTGAACTCTAATTATGTTTCCGGTCTCCACACTCACACTGATTCCATTTAGCAGCCCACCGCCACCACCACATCTGTATCTCCTCACAGTGTCTGCACCTGTTGGAGGAGCTGGGAGATGTTCTCCCAAGGCTTGTGTCTTGAAATATACCAGCCACGTAGACCCAGTTAATCAAAAGTGAAAAGCCATTAGATGAGATATAGAATATGTTACAACTCACAATATTTCTACGGATTGCACGGACAGTTGTGGCACTGCAGGATTGGTGACACACTGCCCCCTGCAGACAAGTTGGAGGAACACCCATCTATCTGCCTTACAGCCTTACTGTGGCATTATTATAGTCTCAGCCATCATTTTAAAGGAGCAGAATGGCTGCATTTATAGGCCCTCCCTAAAAGAGCTCTCAGGTCAGCTTCCTTTTTAATTGGGCAATTAAAGTCTAATTTATGAAAATTAAAGAGTAGAACATAAAAGCTGCTTCTGCAGAGATCCTGGTTGCTCTTTCTATGTGGTGCTTCCCTCTGCTGGGTTTATTTCACACCACAACTTCTAATTTACTGAAGGAATAAACTCCTTTGTTTTCATTACAACATGAAAATTGTACTTGGGAAGATCTAAACTCCATCATAAAATGCTGCAAATGATTTACTGCAGTGGATGATATTCGTAAGCAAATTCACTTTAACACTCGGACACATATTCCTTGTTGAGCTACTCACTGAAGTTGTGTGCAACCTTCTCGTTGAGCATAATATGCTGCGTATTGCTCTGCTCAGCCACACCAAACACCCCCAGATCTTTAACGGCAAATTGCTCGTATAAGCGCGTTGTGTCGATTTCAATCCTCCCGGTGGTCTCTTGTATCCAAAGTGATTTTGCAATCTGCCAAGACACAAATTAATTCAGGACTGAGACAACTCCATTATATGAGGAAATCAATGTTAACATTACAAAGGAGCAACACTGGGGAAGCAATAACtgacagacaaaacaaagagtAATTCACAACAGTGATGCAATATGAGGAATAATGAAGTGAAATCAAGATGAAACTGACCTTTAAGTATCTGCCACAGTAATAAAACACTACATTTAAATATGGGTAATTCATACTAATGAGATGCTTTTTAACGTTTGTACTGAAATGTGAAGATATGATATTTCAGTGTCTTCTGATGAATGAAGTTTTAACTAGCGTGTGACAGTTTTACCTTCTCTTTTGCAACTACGTCCCAGTGGAAAGCCTTGGTGCGTGGTTTTTTCGACTTCATCGTGAATTTGAAGGGTAAAGGTGGGGGAGCTGGGGGAGGTGGGACGCTTGGAAGTGAAGGGACTTTTGCAACTGGCGTGCCTGATCCGTGATTCGGTGCCTCTGGGACTGTGGAAGAGGGTGCAAGGGCAGCATGGGAAGGTGAGGGTTTAGGGGAGGTGGGCGGAGATAAGGGAAAGACACCAGGCGAGGTTGGGGATGGGACAGGAGGCAAATTATCAGGCCCGATAACCGCAGTGTTCTTACTGCGAGGTTTAGGAACAGGCTTTGTATAATCGGCTGAGGGATGACTTTGGCTCTTGTCACCAGCTGATAAATGATCTCCACCTTCAGAAGTGGGTATTGCATTTATATAATCAACTGGAGGGTAAGTTATATCTCCACCACCGAATCCACTGCTTGACTCAGGATCTGTGTCGGTGTCCTCTTCGTCTTCGGCTATGCTGACATGCTGTAGAccctttttttccaaaaacataTGTTCACCCATGGACTTCCTCTTCCAGTCTCGACACAGTTTGTCGATCGCCTGCACCCAAGCATCTCTCTCCTTCTGGACGGCTCCAGGTGCAGCCGTTTGATCTGGTACAGGCACCCGGAACCtgcaataaacaacaaaaacttaaaggaattgttttgattttgtctgttttttaagtTGGATTGTATGATAGCCTGGAAACCAGCTGAATCCGccgagctcatgttttatttgctcatgCAGATGCATTTGGTGCAACTCACGAAACTCAGATAAAACTAGGCAGCACTGATCAAATATTAATCAATTTCTGCGTTGCCTAATACTCCAATGTGTTCAGAACCACATGTGTGTGCTGTTTACTGTGTTTCTTAGAGAAAGGTTTTGACCAGGGCCCCTTGTTTTCCTTCTTGAAAACAGACAAAGCCCCGGCCCAACTTGTCACTGAGTGCTTCATCACATGCTTCTTGCTTAGATTGGGTGTTGGTCCATTCACAGGCATTGTGATTTGGAACAAAgcgggaaaaaaacacaagctaATTTATTGAGGCAGTGGTATACCACCAACATCTTTGttttgtgaggtaaaattatgattttttgtcaaaggagtctggtggctttgagagAGCATAGATACCGGCTTTAGTTCCCCATCAAAACGTGCTTTCTGAGGGTAAAGTAAAGCAGTTTATGTTTAAGTTTATACTTAACAATATGTGAACAAATTGATTTTTAAGGTTGATTCTGCCCCCattcacagcagtacattgcttagcttctgtgctggtactcctgcctgcttctccaaactgtgaGCGTgctgaccgccatctactgtagataatacactcactatggataagtaccccatacaaccccacttcaaaatatCTGAGCCATCCCTTTAACTTTCCTCACGAGGTGAGATAAGTCTGACAATTAACACTCAGGGCCTTAATGTATGACTTTATCACTCACACTAGGCTGCATCATTGCTGAAGAGATTaaatttacacaaaattacaaggctgtgaattaatttgaataGAAGCAGCTCATGTGATGGGCAGATTTCATTAATTGTTTGCTGTTGTGTGACTATTTCCACATCTTAATGACCTCTCACTCACTGGTATTCATTTTTGTGGGTGATCAAGGTGAAAGTGTCGGGACTGAGAGGTTTCGCTACGCTGGTGTCGCCGTCTGACAGATGAATCACCGTAGACATGGGCACAGAGGACGTCACCTCGCCATCAGC encodes:
- the LOC131971541 gene encoding uncharacterized protein LOC131971541 is translated as MGEHMFLEKKGLQHVSIAEDEEDTDTDPESSSGFGGGDITYPPVDYINAIPTSEGGDHLSAGDKSQSHPSADYTKPVPKPRSKNTAVIGPDNLPPVPSPTSPGVFPLSPPTSPKPSPSHAALAPSSTVPEAPNHGSGTPVAKVPSLPSVPPPPAPPPLPFKFTMKSKKPRTKAFHWDVVAKEKIAKSLWIQETTGRIEIDTTRLYEQFAVKDLGVFGVAEQSNTQHIMLNEKVAHNFNIFLKSFPVQPGELKDKLFIVNEEDGGLSDEHITSLRRYVPTLDDVEMYKSHKGPVTELHIVDQYMMEMCNIPCLSTQLDLLLTLREIPISTNDLQPLINQKIRMCTQLNNCRSFVSVLEYLLAIGNYLNENARKEKAKGFRLSSLSKLSQLRGRDKKFTLLNALVEQIMLHEPCLATFTQELAEFETVPGASIKGLTAEVDVLKNELQKVIQYRKTSKKKNAGVHHPNFAKDLKVK